Proteins from one Parasteatoda tepidariorum isolate YZ-2023 chromosome 4, CAS_Ptep_4.0, whole genome shotgun sequence genomic window:
- the LOC107438261 gene encoding uncharacterized protein isoform X2 has protein sequence MRSFVCFIFLIKLVTAFNKTTAEICMDDDALPQPLVEKRGKDTDLRFIGFFDVHEGENCELLIPGGVEQVMMAIGQFENQLVLSDLNASEIGFEVYDTCLKTSVALLNLMQALKSSHSVHEECGALQYTGVIGPLNTTLQRNMQILLEAMKISYFPLQITSLKEEIKALSEVLLDLKWMSVAVFSSTKVLDLEFREEVQKKNICIASSVILSIDSSKSESNLKEKLREISTLNVQVAVVLGSGIDLRKLYETSIAMNSSIQYWLVAGSDSTDSLLSIIFGPDHPVILLRRTPINIPTVDSRVLSNYKFQEKISRLNPVQSYIDYTNNCVRNGSDTLFDDNRCQSHQFQTRGSLWHIIENSLKGLIIDATQNNATKDEELDNQATRKKSSARNETRGIPENYAIEIWTFQHAIGRFSKHKELLVGHFSNDRLEWDKKRLNVFHFTGSGWFKIPEFHCRQNCHEICENFENISLATDLENLLSRIYYWKYETWITVLITTSCVGIIISLLTGAYLISRACREDFEEGNQAANVTVLIAVMLSFCCSTLFLLQNDTISCSKRIAIIGLAYVSMLAPILARCFLLIASETDGIHGHISGLLQIILSFFIFAVQVAMACYYWLMNSNESTRLIIRCSIHTKMTICYLSYPIFLSFVWLMTSPFCIRNLRNNKEGLLLHLTSIVVCLAWLMWGLLFFLLNPRWKEFTICLGLVATASAILLGIYLPKVYRMIVFSAARDQGQVSMQPVIFASTSSRSPNPSIYESINHGYNPDKDGYVVDVFRDDFDSPTRKMTHL, from the exons ATGAGGAGTTTtgtatgtttcatttttctaataaaattagtaactgcatttaataaaactacTGCTGAGATTTGCATGGACGATGATGCTCTGCCGCAGCCATTAGTAGAGAAGAGAGGGAAAGATACAGATTTGCGATTCATCGGATTCTTTGATGTTCACGAAGGAGAAAATTGCGAGTTGTTAATACCAGGGGGCGTGGAACAAGTGATGATGGCTATCGGACAATTTGAAAATCAACTGGTATTATCGGACTTAAATGCTTCTGAGATAG gttttgaGGTATATGACACTTGTTTAAAGACTTCTGTTGCTTTGCTAAATCTCATGCAGGCTTTGAAATCATCTCACTCTGTGCATGAAGAATGCGGAGCTCTTCAATATACTg gtgtGATTGGTCCACTTAATACAACGTTGCaaagaaatatgcaaattttgttaGAAGCCATGAAGATATCTTACTTTCCATTGCAAATCACGTCGTTGAAAGAAGAAATCAAA GCTTTGTCAGAAGTGCTCTTAGACTTAAAATGGATGTCAGTAGCGGTGTTTTCTTCTACCAAAGTTTTAGACCTGGAGTTCAGGGAAGAAgttcagaagaaaaatatttgcattgcatcttcagttattttatcaattgattCAAG CAAATCGgagagtaatttaaaagaaaagcttcGAGAAATATCAACGTTAAACGTTCAAGTTGCTGTGGTTTTGGGATCTGGGATCGATCTACGAAAACTATATGAGACATCCATTGCCATGAATTCTTCTATTCAATACTGGCTTGTAGCCGGCTCAGATTCAACAGATTCATTGTTATCGATTATATTTGGCCCAGATCACCCGGTAATACTGTTGAGAAGAACACCCATCAATATTCCAACTGTTGATAGCAGGGTCTTATCAAATTACaagtttcaagaaaaaattagcCGTTTGAATCCAGTACAAAGTTACATCGATTACACCAACAACTGCGTGAGAAATGGAAGTGACACCCTTTTTGATGATAATCGCTGCCAAAGTCACCAGTTTCAGACTCGAGGCTCGTTGTGGCACATCATTGAAAATTCTCTAAAGGGTCTCATAATTGATGCAACACAAAATAATGCAACGAAAG ATGAAGAATTGGATAATCAAGCGACTAGAAAGAAATCCAGTGCAAGAAATGAAACAAGAGGAATACCAGAAAATTATGCGATTGAAATATGGACATTTCAGCATGCCATTGGTAGATTTTCAAAGCACAAAGAATtgcta GTTGGTCACTTCAGCAATGATCGTCTTGAGTGGGATAAAAAAAGACTCAATGTTTTCCACTTTACGGGCTCTGGATGGTTTAAAATACCAGAATTCCACTGCAGGCAGAATTGCCACGAAATATGCGAAAACTTTGAGAACATATCTCTTGCAACTGACTTGGAAAATTTACTCAGTAGAATCTATTACTGGAAGTATGAGACGTGGATTACAGTACTGATAACAACTTCCTGCGTAGGCATTATAATATCTCTGCTCACTGGAGCATATCTTATATCAAGAGCATGCAGAGAAGATTTCGAGGAAGGCAATCAAGCTGCAAACGTTACAGTGCTTATTGCTGTTATGCTTTCCTTCTGCTGTTCAACTTTATTCCTGCTTCAAAATGACACCATATCTTGTTCCAAGAGAATAGCTATTATAGGATTAGCTTATGTAAGCATGCTTGCTCCTATTCTCGCCCGTTGTTTCCTGCTCATTGCTTCCGAAACTGATGGAATCCACGGCCATATTAGTGGTCTGTTGCAGATTATATTGTCTTTCTTCATTTTCGCTGTTCAGGTAGCGATGGCATGTTATTATTGGCTGATGAATTCCAACGAATCCACTCGTCTTATAATCAGATGTTCCATTCATACTAAAATGACTATTTGCTATTTATCatatccaatatttttaagtttcgtGTGGTTAATGACGTCACCATTTTGCATTCGCAATCTTAGAAACAACAAAGAAGGTCTCCTCTTGCATTTAACCAGCATAGTAGTTTGTCTGGCATGGCTGATGTGGGGTTTGCTGTTTTTCTTGCTCAACCCTCGTTGGAAAGAATTCACGATTTGCTTAGGTCTAGTTGCAACAGCTAGTGCTATACTCTTAGGGATATATCTCCCGAAAGTATATCGAATGATTGTGTTCAGCGCTGCAAGAGACCAAGGGCAAGTCAGCATGCAGCCAGTTATTTTTGCTTCGACGTCATCAAGAAGTCCAAATCCGTCCATTTACGAAAGCATCAATCATGGATACAATCCGGATAAAGACGGCTACGTTGTAGACGTCTTTCGAGATGATTTTGATTCACCAACAAGAAAAATGACTCATTTATAA
- the LOC107438261 gene encoding uncharacterized protein isoform X1: protein MRSFVCFIFLIKLVTAFNKTTAEICMDDDALPQPLVEKRGKDTDLRFIGFFDVHEGENCELLIPGGVEQVMMAIGQFENQLVLSDLNASEIGFEVYDTCLKTSVALLNLMQALKSSHSVHEECGALQYTGVIGPLNTTLQRNMQILLEAMKISYFPLQITSLKEEIKALSEVLLDLKWMSVAVFSSTKVLDLEFREEVQKKNICIASSVILSIDSRFVISKSESNLKEKLREISTLNVQVAVVLGSGIDLRKLYETSIAMNSSIQYWLVAGSDSTDSLLSIIFGPDHPVILLRRTPINIPTVDSRVLSNYKFQEKISRLNPVQSYIDYTNNCVRNGSDTLFDDNRCQSHQFQTRGSLWHIIENSLKGLIIDATQNNATKDEELDNQATRKKSSARNETRGIPENYAIEIWTFQHAIGRFSKHKELLVGHFSNDRLEWDKKRLNVFHFTGSGWFKIPEFHCRQNCHEICENFENISLATDLENLLSRIYYWKYETWITVLITTSCVGIIISLLTGAYLISRACREDFEEGNQAANVTVLIAVMLSFCCSTLFLLQNDTISCSKRIAIIGLAYVSMLAPILARCFLLIASETDGIHGHISGLLQIILSFFIFAVQVAMACYYWLMNSNESTRLIIRCSIHTKMTICYLSYPIFLSFVWLMTSPFCIRNLRNNKEGLLLHLTSIVVCLAWLMWGLLFFLLNPRWKEFTICLGLVATASAILLGIYLPKVYRMIVFSAARDQGQVSMQPVIFASTSSRSPNPSIYESINHGYNPDKDGYVVDVFRDDFDSPTRKMTHL from the exons ATGAGGAGTTTtgtatgtttcatttttctaataaaattagtaactgcatttaataaaactacTGCTGAGATTTGCATGGACGATGATGCTCTGCCGCAGCCATTAGTAGAGAAGAGAGGGAAAGATACAGATTTGCGATTCATCGGATTCTTTGATGTTCACGAAGGAGAAAATTGCGAGTTGTTAATACCAGGGGGCGTGGAACAAGTGATGATGGCTATCGGACAATTTGAAAATCAACTGGTATTATCGGACTTAAATGCTTCTGAGATAG gttttgaGGTATATGACACTTGTTTAAAGACTTCTGTTGCTTTGCTAAATCTCATGCAGGCTTTGAAATCATCTCACTCTGTGCATGAAGAATGCGGAGCTCTTCAATATACTg gtgtGATTGGTCCACTTAATACAACGTTGCaaagaaatatgcaaattttgttaGAAGCCATGAAGATATCTTACTTTCCATTGCAAATCACGTCGTTGAAAGAAGAAATCAAA GCTTTGTCAGAAGTGCTCTTAGACTTAAAATGGATGTCAGTAGCGGTGTTTTCTTCTACCAAAGTTTTAGACCTGGAGTTCAGGGAAGAAgttcagaagaaaaatatttgcattgcatcttcagttattttatcaattgattCAAGGTTCGTAATCAG CAAATCGgagagtaatttaaaagaaaagcttcGAGAAATATCAACGTTAAACGTTCAAGTTGCTGTGGTTTTGGGATCTGGGATCGATCTACGAAAACTATATGAGACATCCATTGCCATGAATTCTTCTATTCAATACTGGCTTGTAGCCGGCTCAGATTCAACAGATTCATTGTTATCGATTATATTTGGCCCAGATCACCCGGTAATACTGTTGAGAAGAACACCCATCAATATTCCAACTGTTGATAGCAGGGTCTTATCAAATTACaagtttcaagaaaaaattagcCGTTTGAATCCAGTACAAAGTTACATCGATTACACCAACAACTGCGTGAGAAATGGAAGTGACACCCTTTTTGATGATAATCGCTGCCAAAGTCACCAGTTTCAGACTCGAGGCTCGTTGTGGCACATCATTGAAAATTCTCTAAAGGGTCTCATAATTGATGCAACACAAAATAATGCAACGAAAG ATGAAGAATTGGATAATCAAGCGACTAGAAAGAAATCCAGTGCAAGAAATGAAACAAGAGGAATACCAGAAAATTATGCGATTGAAATATGGACATTTCAGCATGCCATTGGTAGATTTTCAAAGCACAAAGAATtgcta GTTGGTCACTTCAGCAATGATCGTCTTGAGTGGGATAAAAAAAGACTCAATGTTTTCCACTTTACGGGCTCTGGATGGTTTAAAATACCAGAATTCCACTGCAGGCAGAATTGCCACGAAATATGCGAAAACTTTGAGAACATATCTCTTGCAACTGACTTGGAAAATTTACTCAGTAGAATCTATTACTGGAAGTATGAGACGTGGATTACAGTACTGATAACAACTTCCTGCGTAGGCATTATAATATCTCTGCTCACTGGAGCATATCTTATATCAAGAGCATGCAGAGAAGATTTCGAGGAAGGCAATCAAGCTGCAAACGTTACAGTGCTTATTGCTGTTATGCTTTCCTTCTGCTGTTCAACTTTATTCCTGCTTCAAAATGACACCATATCTTGTTCCAAGAGAATAGCTATTATAGGATTAGCTTATGTAAGCATGCTTGCTCCTATTCTCGCCCGTTGTTTCCTGCTCATTGCTTCCGAAACTGATGGAATCCACGGCCATATTAGTGGTCTGTTGCAGATTATATTGTCTTTCTTCATTTTCGCTGTTCAGGTAGCGATGGCATGTTATTATTGGCTGATGAATTCCAACGAATCCACTCGTCTTATAATCAGATGTTCCATTCATACTAAAATGACTATTTGCTATTTATCatatccaatatttttaagtttcgtGTGGTTAATGACGTCACCATTTTGCATTCGCAATCTTAGAAACAACAAAGAAGGTCTCCTCTTGCATTTAACCAGCATAGTAGTTTGTCTGGCATGGCTGATGTGGGGTTTGCTGTTTTTCTTGCTCAACCCTCGTTGGAAAGAATTCACGATTTGCTTAGGTCTAGTTGCAACAGCTAGTGCTATACTCTTAGGGATATATCTCCCGAAAGTATATCGAATGATTGTGTTCAGCGCTGCAAGAGACCAAGGGCAAGTCAGCATGCAGCCAGTTATTTTTGCTTCGACGTCATCAAGAAGTCCAAATCCGTCCATTTACGAAAGCATCAATCATGGATACAATCCGGATAAAGACGGCTACGTTGTAGACGTCTTTCGAGATGATTTTGATTCACCAACAAGAAAAATGACTCATTTATAA